In uncultured Trichococcus sp., one DNA window encodes the following:
- a CDS encoding Tex family protein codes for MTETAQQIVLDLVKAELNQFRPAQIEKVLQLLEEGNTVPFIARYRKEATGSLDEVEIREIEERHQYATNLHKRKEEVIRIIEEQGKLTPKLKADIERAEKMQRVEDLYRPYKQKRRTKAAIAREKGLAPFAEWLMSGPMNGSLSVEAKAKEYLNEEMELSTIEDVLAGAHEIIAEIISDEPAYREHIREFTRKNGQIVSAVKDAESDEKGVFEMYYDFSQGVATAVPHRILAMNRGEKTGILKVAIAVDEEKIFAYLAKKVVKNPNSIAAPYVKAAYEDSYRRFIGPAIERELRNELTEAADAQAIDVFGDNLRNLLLQPPLKGKVVLGLDPAYRTGCKLAIVDATGKVLAKSVIYPHKPANQEKRAAAGPAFRKMLQDYKVEMVAIGNGTASRESELFVSEQIKQVPNTVYYAIVNEAGASVYSASDIAREEFPDFQVEERSAVSIARRLQDPLAELVKIDPKSVGVGQYQHDVSQKQLGERLDFVVETAVNQVGVNLNTASAPLLQHVAGLNKTIANNIVTFREENGAFDSRQQLKKVPRLGPKAFEQSVGFMRIAGGKNILDNTDIHPESYPAAKEVLALAGLSLKDIGTEQAREALGALDRSKAREATGIGKETLQDIIAGLTKPGRDPRDDIAQPLLRQDVLSMEDLKPGMELQGTVRNVVDFGAFVDIGVKQDGMVHISKLSNRFVKHPSDVVAVGDIVTVWIDSVDTNKGRIALTMLPQQ; via the coding sequence ATGACAGAAACAGCACAACAAATCGTTTTGGACTTGGTGAAAGCCGAGCTGAACCAATTCAGACCCGCACAGATCGAGAAGGTACTGCAATTATTGGAAGAGGGCAACACCGTCCCGTTCATCGCGCGCTACCGGAAGGAAGCGACCGGCTCGCTTGATGAGGTCGAAATCCGCGAAATCGAAGAACGCCACCAGTACGCGACGAACCTGCACAAACGCAAGGAAGAAGTCATCCGCATCATTGAGGAACAAGGCAAACTGACGCCGAAACTCAAAGCGGATATCGAACGCGCCGAAAAGATGCAGCGCGTCGAGGATCTTTACCGCCCCTACAAACAAAAGCGCCGCACGAAAGCGGCCATCGCCCGCGAAAAAGGCTTGGCTCCGTTTGCCGAGTGGCTAATGAGCGGTCCGATGAACGGATCCCTATCAGTAGAAGCGAAGGCCAAGGAATACCTGAATGAGGAAATGGAACTTTCTACCATAGAAGACGTGCTGGCAGGAGCCCACGAAATCATCGCCGAAATCATCAGCGACGAGCCGGCTTACCGCGAACACATCCGCGAGTTCACGCGCAAAAACGGCCAGATCGTCAGCGCGGTGAAGGATGCCGAGAGCGACGAAAAGGGCGTCTTCGAGATGTACTACGATTTTTCCCAGGGTGTGGCTACGGCCGTACCGCACCGTATTCTGGCCATGAACCGTGGCGAAAAAACCGGCATCCTGAAGGTTGCGATCGCGGTCGATGAGGAGAAAATCTTCGCTTACTTGGCCAAAAAGGTCGTGAAGAACCCGAACAGCATCGCCGCGCCGTACGTGAAAGCCGCCTATGAAGACAGCTACCGCCGTTTCATCGGACCGGCCATCGAACGCGAACTGCGCAACGAATTGACTGAAGCCGCCGATGCGCAAGCGATCGATGTATTCGGCGACAACTTGCGCAACTTGTTGCTGCAGCCGCCTTTGAAAGGCAAAGTTGTGCTTGGTTTGGATCCGGCTTACCGTACCGGCTGCAAGTTGGCGATCGTGGATGCGACAGGTAAAGTATTGGCGAAGAGCGTCATTTACCCGCACAAACCGGCCAATCAGGAAAAACGCGCCGCTGCCGGCCCGGCTTTCCGCAAAATGCTGCAGGACTACAAAGTCGAAATGGTCGCCATCGGGAACGGAACCGCCAGCCGCGAATCCGAGCTGTTCGTCTCCGAGCAGATCAAGCAAGTGCCGAATACGGTCTATTACGCGATCGTCAATGAAGCGGGCGCTTCGGTTTATTCCGCCAGCGACATCGCCCGCGAAGAATTCCCGGATTTCCAGGTCGAAGAACGCAGCGCCGTCAGCATTGCGCGCCGTCTGCAGGATCCGCTTGCCGAATTGGTGAAGATCGATCCGAAATCGGTCGGTGTCGGCCAGTACCAGCATGACGTTTCCCAAAAACAGTTGGGCGAACGCCTGGACTTCGTCGTTGAAACCGCCGTGAACCAAGTCGGCGTCAACCTGAACACGGCCAGTGCGCCATTGCTGCAGCACGTTGCCGGCCTGAACAAAACGATCGCCAACAACATCGTCACTTTCCGCGAAGAAAATGGCGCCTTCGACAGCCGCCAACAATTGAAGAAAGTGCCGCGTCTCGGCCCGAAAGCTTTTGAACAATCTGTCGGCTTCATGCGCATCGCCGGCGGCAAGAACATCCTCGACAACACCGATATCCATCCCGAATCCTATCCGGCCGCCAAAGAAGTGCTGGCACTGGCTGGGCTCAGCCTGAAGGACATCGGTACCGAACAAGCCCGTGAAGCGCTGGGAGCCTTGGATCGCAGCAAAGCCCGCGAAGCGACCGGAATCGGCAAGGAAACGCTGCAGGACATCATCGCCGGTTTGACCAAACCGGGCCGCGATCCGCGCGACGACATCGCCCAACCATTGTTGCGCCAGGATGTGCTCTCAATGGAAGACTTGAAGCCGGGCATGGAACTGCAAGGGACCGTCCGCAATGTCGTTGATTTCGGCGCCTTCGTCGACATCGGCGTCAAACAGGATGGCATGGTCCACATCTCCAAACTCAGCAACCGTTTCGTCAAGCATCCATCCGATGTGGTCGCAGTCGGTGACATCGTGACCGTCTGGATCGATAGCGTCGACACGAACAAAGGCCGGATTGCCCTGACGATGCTTCCGCAACAATAA